The following proteins come from a genomic window of Sesamum indicum cultivar Zhongzhi No. 13 linkage group LG10, S_indicum_v1.0, whole genome shotgun sequence:
- the LOC105172817 gene encoding WAT1-related protein At1g68170-like, with amino-acid sequence MDAGAKICNNLHGLKPTLIMVMVKAIIAVVNVGYKLAANDGMRLPILVGYRFMFGAAFILPIAFFVERKKRPKLTWKIGFYGFLCGLFGGSLGQNLYLKSLSLTSATFASAMTNLIPAITFLVAICLRLERLGFNTSAGKAKVLGTIMGIGGAMLLTLYKGPELNLWNTNINLLEMTKTHHQAEQSHVPGHNLVLGAFLALASCVCYSLWLIVQAKASEHYPCPYSITAMMTVWGSLQSVAFALCMERDWSNWILGWDIRLLTVAVAGVVGSGLMFTLVAWCVRMRGPLFVSIFNPLMLVIVAIAGSLFLEEKLHLGMVLGAILIVGGLYVVLWGKGKELKKVSQLMPENQEHQVAVDMPLKRRRTRRRKEKKTKGILMLAPKF; translated from the exons atggaTGCAGGGGCAAAGATTTGCAATAATCTACACGGGCTGAAGCCGACTCTGATTATGGTAATGGTTAAAGCCATAATCGCAGTCGTCAATGTCGGATATAAACTTGCTGCAAATGACGGCATGCGTCTCCCCATCTTGGTGGGCTACAGATTTATGTTTGGTGCTGCTTTTATTCTTcctattgcattttttgtcgAAAG GAAAAAGAGGCCCAAGTTGACATGGAAGATAGGGTTCTATGGCTTTCTTTGTGGTTTGTTCGG GGGATCACTGGGCCAAAACCTATACTTGAAGAGCCTCTCTCTCACTTCTGCAACTTTTGCCTCTGCCATGACCAATCTCATTCCAGCCATTACATTCCTCGTTGCCATTTGCTTAAG GTTAGAACGACTGGGCTTCAACACATCGGCAGGTAAAGCAAAGGTTCTTGGTACCATAATGGGCATAGGCGGAGCGATGCTCCTCACATTATACAAAGGCCCAGAGCTCAATCTTTGGAACACAAACATAAACCTCCTCGAAATGACCAAGACACATCATCAAGCTGAGCAGAGCCACGTGCCCGGTCATAACCTCGTTTTGGGTGCCTTTCTAGCCCTGGCTAGTTGTGTCTGCTACTCACTCTGGCTGATCGTTCAG GCTAAGGCCTCGGAGCACTACCCGTGCCCTTATTCCATCACGGCCATGATGACGGTGTGGGGATCGCTTCAGAGCGTCGCGTTTGCTCTTTGCATGGAGAGGGATTGGAGCAACTGGATTCTTGGGTGGGATATAAGGCTTCTTACAGTAGCTGTTGCT GGGGTTGTCGGGTCAGGACTGATGTTTACCCTGGTAGCCTGGTGTGTGCGGATGAGAGGGCCGCTGTTCGTGTCGATATTCAACCCGCTGATGCTTGTCATTGTGGCCATTGCTGGATCTTTGTTCTTGGAAGAGAAGCTTCATCTTGGAAT GGTGCTGGGGGCCATACTGATCGTGGGCGGACTATACGTTGTGTTATGGGGAAAAGGCAAGGAATTGAAGAAGGTGTCCCAGCTGATGCCGGAAAATCAAGAGCATCAAGTGGCCGTCGACATGCCGCTGAAAAGGAGGCGGACGCGGAGGAGGAAAGAGAAGAAGACAAAAGGGATTCTCATGCTAGCTCCGAAATTCTAG